One Urocitellus parryii isolate mUroPar1 chromosome 14, mUroPar1.hap1, whole genome shotgun sequence DNA segment encodes these proteins:
- the Spata4 gene encoding spermatogenesis-associated protein 4 — MAAAGQEEKYLPAAASAKSLSLSPRQAAPKRGNPKKCLVYPHPPRSSHLSRSVLRWLQGLNLSFFPRNVHRDFSNGFLIAEILSIYYPWDLKLSSFENGTSLKVKLDNWAQIEKFLAKKNFKLPKELIHGTIHCKSGVPEILIQEVYTLLTHREIKSIQEDFVNFTDYSYQMNLPLVPRTTASRSIKDNIRLSELKSNPNILNNELKVEFLFLLHMLQRKLSRKLNPTWFDVKPTVGEITLDHLPSRGSGHRYNSKVSRQRFHNKVALTGNDGNPHKDIHVKQAEKDYYSVMKPIKNTEKKP, encoded by the exons ATGGCTGCCGCCGGCCAGGAAGAAAAGTATCTGCCGGCGGCAGCCTCAGCCAAATCCCTGTCACTTTCGCCACGGCAAGCAGCTCCCAAGCGAGGGAACCCCAAGAAGTGTTTAGTCTATCCGCATCCCCCGAGGAGCTCCCACCTGTCTCGTTCGGTTCTGCGTTGGCTCCAGGGCCTGAATCTCAGCTTCTTCCCCAGGAACGTCCACAG AGATTTTTCAAATGGCTTCCTGATTGCAGaaatattaagtatatattaCCCCTGGGACCTTAAATTATCATCCTTTGAAAATGGAACCTCTTTAAAAGTCAAGTTGGATAACTGGGCACAAATAGAGAAG TTTCtggccaaaaaaaattttaagttaccCAAAGAACTAATCCATGGAACAATCCATTGTAAATCTGGAGTACCCGAAATATTGATACAAGAGGTTTATACTTTATTAACACATCGAGA aatTAAAAGTATCCAGGAGGACTTCGTGAATTTCACAGACTATAGTTACCAAATGAATTTACCCCTGGTTCCCAGGACTACGGCTTCAAGGTCTATTAAGGATAACATTAGGTTATCAGAATTAAAAAGCAATCCCAACATTCTCAACAATGAACTTAAAGTAGAGTTCCTCTTTCTTTTACACATGTTGCAaagaaaattaagcagaaaattgAATCCAA CATGGTTTGATGTCAAACCAACAGTGGGAGAAATTACTCTTGATCATCTTCCTTCCCGAGGCTCTGGGCACAGATATAATTCAAAGGTTTCAAGGCAAAGGTTTCACAACAAAGTTGCTCTT ACAGGTAATGATGGCAATCCACATAAAGACATTCATGTAAAGCAAGCTGAAAAAGATTATTACTCTGTAATGAAACCTATCAAGAACACGGAAAAGAAACCTTGA